One Purpureocillium takamizusanense chromosome 1, complete sequence genomic window carries:
- a CDS encoding uncharacterized protein (TransMembrane:1 (o20-39i)~CAZy:CE10~COG:I~EggNog:ENOG503P2A0), translating into MSWTSLPGSMTLLDKLSLSWLVPLFVCHWLINFITRCMPGASPLHWRQKLAISHIQSLRRSLNPRQLFALSRARLTGEAIRAYCHARGLPYAAVAVTLQPEEATAAASPHNGGGSATVAVPPPVLHVVTLASAAPTRGPTLLYAHGGGYLNPIQARGHVPLALRCAAACGAGRVVFIEYALSSEHGYPAQLVQMVAAVKYLLRSRGAAGADDDDGGGADMVDGGGIEPGELVLAGDSAGGHLIVSLLAHAVRPSPYAPPLTELGGDGGNGRKQLRAVVLLSPWVTMQTSDASFAANGGYDYLTAQQADTFIRLFRPAAGELWACPDGEGAAELWRAAFPRPSSSSSLSSSASVEVAVAKKILVTVGTGETLLDSCVKFGRDMLGAETVVLDDVMEKDGRVAAADGLESEVVLTVARGEAHVQPALDCAVGYEHGATMRAITTFLKST; encoded by the exons ATGTCTTGGACGTCGCTGCCAGGGTCTATGACCCTCCTTGACAAGTTGTCGCTCTCATGGCTGGTGCCCCTGTTTG TGTGCCATTGGCTCATCAACTTCATTACACGATGCATGCCCGGCGCCTCTCCCCTGCACTGGCGCCAGAAGCTCGCCATCTCCCACATCCAGTCCCTCCGCCGGTCGCTCAACCCGCGACAGCTCTTTGCcctgtcgagggcgcggctCACCGGCGAGGCCATCAGAGCCTACTGCCACGCCCGCGGGCTCCCCTACGCCGCAGTCGCCGTGACACTGCAGCCCGAGGaagcgacagcggcggcgtcgcctcataacggcggcggtagcgCTACCGTTGCGGTTCCGCCTCCGGTGCTGCACGTCGTCACGCtcgcgagcgcggcgcctaCGCGGGGGCCGACGCTTCTGTACGCCCATGGGGGAGGCTACCTCAATCCGATACAGGCAAGGGGGCACGTCCCCCTCGCGCTGCGGTGCGCGGCCGcgtgcggcgctgggcgcgtcgtcttcatcgagTATGCGCTGAGCTCGGAGCATGGGTACCCGGCGCAGCTGGTGCAGATGGTCGCCGCGGTGAAGTACCTGCTTCGAAGccgcggtgctgctggtgctgatgatgatgatggtggtggtgccgacatggtggacggcggcggcatcgagccGGGAGAGTTGGTCCTCGCGGGGGacagcgcgggcgggcacctCATCGTCAGTCTACTCGCGCACGCGgtccgcccgtcgccgtatgcgccgccgttgacggagctaggcggtgatggcggcaACGGGCGCAAGCAGCTCCGcgccgtggtgctgctcTCGCCGTGGGTGACCATGCAGACGAGCGACGCCTCCTTcgcggccaacggcggctACGACTACCTCAccgcgcagcaggccgacACGTTCATCCGGCTATTccgccccgcggcgggcgagctgtgGGCGTGTCCCGACGgggagggcgcggcggagctATGGAGGGCTGCGTTTCcccggccatcatcatcatcgtcactatcatcgtcggcatcggtggaggtggcggtggcgaagAAGATACTCGTCACGGTGGGCACGGGCGAGACGCTGCTCGACTCGTGTGTCAAGTTCGGGAGGGATATGCTTGGCGCGGAGACGGTTGTCCTGGACGACGTGATGGAGAAGGAtgggcgggtggcggcggcggatggctTGGAGTCGGAGGTGGTGTTGACGGTGGCACGGGGGGAGGCGCATGTTCAGCCGGCGCTGGACTGCGCGGTGGGGTATGAGCAtggggcgacgatgagggctATCACGACGTTTCTCAAGTCTACCTag
- a CDS encoding uncharacterized protein (EggNog:ENOG503NUKV~TransMembrane:2 (o42-64i76-97o)~COG:Q) — translation MLRGNVTIRAYGRQAAFTEHGHRLTDQLSRPNVLLSASREWITLRVAFLGACMSGLTALLVLWYKDAISSGLAGLVLAYALMSTESMVVLTQVYALAHQALISVERIKEYMEAEQELTEPTRECPAPTYSWPRGGHIRFRSFAAKHSSTLSPTMRDFDLQVDAGRRLAISGNIGGNESSLGLALIRALLPSHGRIELDGVDIASLRLDVLRRLVTIVPREPTVFSGTFRENLDPENIQDEDRMYELLESLHVPQLLPGLDLDDELPERLSRVQKQIICVARAMLRQSLVLVLDEATAMFDFATDQRIQVALRDGIAAGTTIIAIAQRLTTVPDYDRVIVMTSSGGIAEDGRPMKMLDRDDERTDGDAVFRTMCKRAGNLRLMERLAGLRR, via the coding sequence CCGCCAGGCTGCTTTCACCGAGCACGGCCATCGCCTGACGGATCAGCTTTCGCGCCCCAATGTCTTGCTGTCGGCGAGCCGGGAATGGATCACCTTGCGCGTCGCGTTTCTCGGCGCCTGCATGTCCGGTTTAACGGCTTTACTCGTGCTATGGTACAAAGATGCCATTAGCAGTggcctcgcgggcctcgTTCTCGCATACGCCTTGATGTCTACGGAGAGCATGGTCGTCCTAACGCAAGTCTACGCGTTGGCTCATCAGGCCTTGATCTCGGTCGAACGCATCAAGGAGTACATGGAGGCAGAGCAGGAGCTTACGGAACCAACGCGGGAgtgcccggcgccgacataCAGCTGGCCTCGTGGGGGGCACATTCGCTTCCGCAGCTTCGCGGCCAAGCACAGCTCTACACTGTCGCCAACCATGCGCGACTTTGACCTACAAGTGGatgcgggccgccgccttgctaTCTCAGGCAACATCGGTGGCAATGAGTCGTCACTGGGCCTGGCTCTCATCCGCGCGCTGTTGCCGTCGCACGGCCGGATTGAGCTCGATGGTGTCGACATTGCGTCTCTCAGGCTCGACGTACTGCGCCGACTTGTCACCATTGTGCCGCGAGAGCCCACCGTATTCAGTGGTACTTTCCGCGAGAACCTCGACCCAGAGAACATTCAAGACGAAGACCGAATGTACGAGCTGCTGGAAAGCCTCCACGTGCCGCAGCTGCTTCCTGGCCTcgatctcgacgacgagctcccCGAGAGGCTTTCGCGAGTCCAGAAGCAAATCATctgcgtcgcccgcgccatgCTCCGCCAGTCCCTCGTTTTAGTACTAGACGAGGCCACCGCCATGTTCGACTTTGCCACGGACCAGCGGATCCAAGTCGCCCTacgcgacggcatcgccgctggcaccaccatcatcgccatcgcgcAACGCCTCACCACCGTTCCCGACTACGACCGGGTCATTGTCATGACGTCTTCAGGAGGCATAGccgaggacggacggccgATGAAGATGCTGGAcagagacgacgagcgcacCGATGGTGACGCCGTGTTCAGGACCATGTGCAAGCGAGCGGGCAATTTGCGGCTCATGGAGCGTTTGGCAGGCCTCAGGAGGTAG
- a CDS encoding uncharacterized protein (EggNog:ENOG503P11T~COG:F): MSDPLSYTVGWICALPTEYGAVQALFDEKHDRPRYVSRRDSNDYELGRIGPHNIVAAVFPAGEYGPVCAATVASDMLSTFTNVRVGLMVGIAGGAPRAEHDVRLGDVVVGVPRTLFDARPPGDPTSDQQAGNDDIGTSAVEDETPPILQSAVTTLRAHYDANGHQLRRAIDEALEKWPRLKKKYQRPDDSTDQLHQPQSPSLETAEDGHAIQQQSDEPATLVQRPERAVKGEPAIHYGAIGSSSLLLRNGPFRERAAEKIDVLCFEMESAGLNGIFRCLVVRGISDYCDVHKNNQWQGHAAMAAAAYAKDLLCQISLEDMESQRRMRDVLFGSRRRAF, from the exons ATGTCGGATCCCCTAAGCTACACTGTTGGATGGATATGTGCCCTCCCGACCGAGTACGGCGCGGTACAGGCGTTGTTCGACGAGAAACACGACAGGCCAAGATATGTTTCCCGGCGCGACAGCAACGACTACGAACTGGGTAGGATCGGCCCCCACAATATTGTCGCAGCCGTGTTTCCCGCCGGGGAATACGGACCCGTCTGCGCTGCAACGGTCGCCAGCGATATGCTCAGTACCTTTACCAATGTGAGGGTCGGCTTGATGGTCGGCATAGCCGGGGGTGCGCCTCGAGCCGAGCACGACGTCCGCCTTggagacgtcgtcgttggcgtgcCGAGAACCCTGTTCGACGCAAGGCCCCCCGGCGATCCTACAAGCGACCAGCAGGCCGGCAATGATGATATCGGGACTTCAGCAGTAGAAGACGAAACTCCTCCGATCCTCCAATCCGCAGTAACTACGCTCAGAGCTCACTACGACGCCAACGGGCATCAGCTCCGGAGAGCCATCGACGAGGCACTGGAGAAATGGCCAAGACTAAAGAAGAAGTACCAGCGACCAGACGACAGTACCGACCAACTGCATCAGCCCCAGTCCCCCAGTCTTGAGACTGCTGAAGATGGACACGCCATACAGCAACAAAGTGACGAACCGGCGACACTCGTCCAGCGACCCGAGCGAGCGGTAAAGGGCGAGCCGGCGATTCATTACGGCGCAATCGGGTCCTCGAGCTTGCTTCTCAGGAACGGGCCTTTCCGCGAGAGAGCTGCAGAAAAAATCGACGTTTTGTGCTTTGAGATGGAATCGGCAGGCCTGAATGGCATATTCCGCTGCCTCGTGGTACGCGGCATCTCCGACTACTGCGACGTTCACAAGAACAACCAGTGGCAGGGCCatgccgccatggctgctgcggcgtaCGCCAAGGACTTGTTGTGCCAAATCTCGCTCGAAGACATGGAAAGTCagaggaggatgagggaCGTGCTCTTTG GCTCGCGTAGGAGAGCGTTTTGA